The DNA sequence TTGTCTTTCTAAATAGGCCTGTAGGTTTTTCTCAGAGTTATAAGTCTATCGTATTCATTGAGTTAAAGTGATCTTATATAAAAGTAGGCCTAGCCTAGGCCTGATGAGTTTTCCCGGTGTAGATTATCCAAACAATTCATATTTCTCTTCCAGCGGCACATGAGAAACAGCTCTTTATCAGTAGAGTGagtggctcttaaaagagccttTTTGGGTCTGGTTTCCAGCAGTCAGCGGGTCTCCAGTGTTACTTCTTAGCGGGCTTCTCGGTCTTCTTGGGCAGCAGGACGGCCTGGATGTTGGGCAGCACGCCGCCCTGAGCGATGGTCACTCCGCCCAGCAGCTTGTTGAGCTCCTCGTCGTTGCGGACAGCCAGCTGCAGGTGGCGGGGGATGATCCGGGTCTTCTTGTTGTCGCGGGCAGCGTTTCCAGCCAGCTCCAGGATCTCAGCGGTCAGGTACTCCAGCACAGCCGCCAGGTAGACGGGGGCGCCGGCTCCCACACGCTGAGCGTAGTTCCCTTTGCGGAGCAGCCTGTGTACACGGCCGACTGGGAACTGGAGCCCGGCACGGGAGGAGCGGGTCTTTGCCTTAGCTCTGGCTTTTCCTCCGGTTTTGCCTCGGCCACTCATTGTTAGATGCTCTCGTAAGTCTCGACTCAGAGAAATGTTTCCAGAACGGCTGAAAGCCTCCTTTTTATGTCCGCGGAGCGCGGGAGCCGGTCACTTCCAGCCAGACCAACCAGAAAAGAGGCTTccagcagagcagcagagggCGGCCCGCTCACATTTTGGCGGACTTTTTCAAAACATTGTTCGCCAATGAGCGGCGGAGATTCGGGCGATGGGTCGCTCCTGGAGGCGGTGCTGAGCCCCTCACCAATCAGGAGCCGGAGGTCTGAAGCAGCGTCTCGTATATCTCACATCCGGTCCCACGGTTTAAGAGCACAGCTTCCCCGCCTGACTTGATATTTCTCCTGATCGCAGAAAGAAGAAACCATGGCAAGAACCAAGCAGACCGCCCGTAAATCTACCGGAGGCAAAGCGCCCAGGAAGCAGCTGGCCACCAAGGCTGCCCGTAAGAGCGCTCCGGCCACCGGCGGCGTGAAGAAGCCTCACCGTTACAGGCCCGGTACCGTGGCTCTGAGAGAGATCCGTCGCTACCAGAAATCCACGGAGCTGCTGATCCGCAAGCTGCCCTTCCAGCGCCTGGTCCGAGAAATCGCTCAGGACTTCAAGACCGACCTGCGCTTCCAGAGCTCCGCCGTCATGGCTCTGCAGGAGGCCAGCGAGGCTTACCTGGTCGGTCTGTTCGAGGACACTAACCTGTGCGCCATTCACGCCAAGAGGGTCACCATCATGCCCAAAGACATCCAGCTGGCCCGTCGCATCCGCGGGGAGAGGGCTTAAACTGTCCGCTGCTGATCCACACACCACAaaggctcttttaagagccaccAAATCATCCTAAAAGAGTAGCCTATTTCCTTTTTATTCGTAGTCCGTTTTAAACCCGAAACGCACAGTCTGTACTTTGTATGAAATATTGACACATGTGAACTAAACTGAAATCCAAGAAAAGCGGAAAAAACACCAAAGCTTGTAGAAAACCTCTGAACTCGTAGGCTGTAACATTTTCACCTAGATAATGTTTACACACCGTGATCTGAACGTGAAGTCGTACTAAACTAGTGGTGGGCAGATCAaggcttcgtgaaacaatgaaaccgttgaagcaaatgtgccatattgtgtcgaggcttcgaaacaatccgacacccgtctcaacgatgacacctagtggtcacttgcaggtgttgatctgaaacaaccttgacaacgagccattaaaaaaaaaaaaaatatatgattgtatttttgtaatatgtgaagcttgttattttggtcatgaaaaatgaatattaataaaaaaaatcaagccacaatgtctcactttttttatagatttttattccaaaatatgaatttcatttctgctgtggaaggacttctttttttacccataatttctccagcctttgaaaaaatcctcacatgttgctggcatgcaaagatattttttaGCAAGGACATATAAATGAGGAAAGATTACTGCTCTCTCCAGTAAGTTAGGGGATCATGAGTTCTGGGCAAAAACGCAGAGTGGAGGTATTTTTTCACTTCCACTGTGGCATCAGCTGTAGCATTGTGTATCATCTTGGTTTCACGGATACTATCATCAAAACTTTCCCataaactgtcctgtgtttct is a window from the Perca flavescens isolate YP-PL-M2 chromosome 4, PFLA_1.0, whole genome shotgun sequence genome containing:
- the LOC114554467 gene encoding histone H2A, translated to MSGRGKTGGKARAKAKTRSSRAGLQFPVGRVHRLLRKGNYAQRVGAGAPVYLAAVLEYLTAEILELAGNAARDNKKTRIIPRHLQLAVRNDEELNKLLGGVTIAQGGVLPNIQAVLLPKKTEKPAKK
- the LOC114553754 gene encoding uncharacterized protein LOC114553754, which codes for MSGRGKGGKGLGKGGAKRHRKVLRDNIQGITKPAIRRLARRGGVKRISGLIYEETRGVLKVFLENVIRDAVTYTEHAKRKTVTAMDVVYALKRQGRTLYGFGGLLGAGVLGDGLGALRHGVLGQLPGQQQPHGGLDLPGTVSGSPVLLLSGLLGLLGQQDGLDVGQHAALSDGHSAQQLVELLVVADSQLQVAGDDPGLLVVAGSVSSQLQDLSGQVLQHSRQVDGGAGSHTLSVVPFAEQPVYTADWELEPGTGGAAREPVTSSQTNQKRGFQQSSRGRPAHILADFFKTLFANERRRFGRWVAPGGGAEPLTNQEPESQKEETMARTKQTARKSTGGKAPRKQLATKAARKSAPATGGVKKPHRYRPGTVALREIRRYQKSTELLIRKLPFQRLVREIAQDFKTDLRFQSSAVMALQEASEAYLVGLFEDTNLCAIHAKRVTIMPKDIQLARRIRGERA